TCTCCAGACTCATGTGTGACATCTCTCCAACTGAAGAGTCCTGGGATCTTCAACTTGCCATAATGGATTGTCCTGATTTCTCAGGAACCAGAACAAGTTGGCGACCTTACTCTTCCAAAATTGAACATTGAGGGGAGGGAAAGATCGTTACAATTGTCTGGGTCATTGATACACAGTCAGCTCAGCCAAAGGGGATGCCCCAAGTGGGAGCAAGAAGGCCACTGTGCCTACCTCTTCCCCTGTGTAAAAGAGAGTCAAGATGGCACATGGACCCTTTGCAGAGGGATGGGGGGACAGGGGGTGATGGGAGTTAGGGGCAGAGAAGGAAGTTGTTTCCAAACACTGAAAGAAGATAGTTCAAGATGACCACCTGCATTGAGAAGAAAGGCAACATAAGGCAGATTAAGATGGAGGACCTTTCCTGGCTTTCCCCAAGGGGCACTTGACTTCACCCACGGAATTGCAGCCAAAATGGCCATTCACTCCCTGGGAATCCAAGATGGTCACTATCTTGATTTTTTCAACCTTTCTTAAAGACCCTGGAAGAACTGGACCCAAGGAGTAAGGATAGGGTGAGAGCTtttgtggggttgggggggggggtgagggggtggtgtTGGAATCTGAGAATGAGaatatttatgtttaataaaaaaagTTGCAAAGTGAATGTCTTAGAGATTCTCCTGGCATTATTACTGTCTATCAAAGAAGGGGTCCATCGAAGCTGCCCCAAGGCCCTTCTTCTTACCCTAGACTATGAAGTGCCTGTAGAAAAAACCATGAGCCACCCCCCAGCCCTTTGCTACCCATTGAGCACTCTAGGCTCTTTTAAGATACATCTACACAAACATACatgcacagatgcacacacatgaCAGGACTGCCCTAGTCAGCTTGGGGAAGACAATTCTACACTGCATTTTGAGGAGACAAAGAAGTAAGCCCTGAAGGGGAGGGGGCAAAGGAGAGGCTAGGGGTGGGAAAATAGAAATGCCCTGATCCTTACAGCAAGGATGGGGGTCAACTCTTATCTTGAGGTGCTGGCTACCTGACTCAGCTCATCCTCAAAGAAAGGTTCTGGGGGCTTTGGTTCATGAATCCTTGATCTAGGAGTTAAAGGTCTAGATGACTGGGGGTCCTGGGAAGCAGAGCAGAAGGCCTGGACTCGTGGGTCTTAGGGAGAAAGGGCTGAGGGCTTGGTCTCTGGTCCTGAGAGAGAAGGTACCTGGGACCCAGACTCCTGGATCTGAGGGGGAAGGGGACTGGGTCTCAAGTGCTATGTTCTTGATTGGGGAAACTTTGGAGGCCTGTATTCCTGGGACCTCAAGAgaggatttgggggtgggggccgCTCTCCAATGCTTGCATCCCTAGAAGAGAAGGGAGATGATTTGTGACTATCTGGGTCCGAGGGAGGGGAAAACTGGTGGTGAGAGTCTTGAGGGAGAACTCAAAATCCACAACCACGAAGCCCGGGACCCAGACTCCTGGCTAGGCCGTGCATGGGGTGGGACGCCTGGAATCTCAAGGCGGCGGAGGCCTGGCGCAGGCTCCCACCCGGGGTTTCCAAGCTTCTCCACTGTGCGCAGAGCTGCCACGCTATTGTCCTGGCCAGGAAGGCGGGGCCAGCGCGGGGCGGGGCTGGCGGCGCCGGCGCAGCCTGGGGGCggtgggaggaggaggcggcggcggccgtGGCGCTGGGAGCTCCTGTCACCGctggggccgggccgggccgggcggaAGTGCTGGGGACGTGAGGGCGCGAGGGCCGGGACATGGGACCCGCCAGCCCCGCCGCTCGCGGTCTGGGCCCGCTGCCGCTGTTGCTGCCACTATTGCTGCTGCTTCTGCGCGCGCAGCTCGCCGTCGGGAGCCTGGCCGGTGGGAGTCCCAGCGCTGCCGAGGTGAGGCCCGGCCGGGTCcaaggggatgggggaaggggcgGGACCGGGCCTCTGGACCCCGATGCGGACAGGTCCAGAGCAGAAAGCGCAGTCTTTCCAGCTAGGTGGCTGGCCTGCCCGGCGCCGCTAACTGCACTAGGCATTCAGAAAACCGTAAGTCCAGGCCCCATCTCCCTCATCATCTGTCGTCCCagtcccctccagcccccagcgTAGGAACTGGCTTTTCCAGAGCccctggtcccagaagtccagcccCCTCAGACCCTCTCGACCTAGGTGACTCAGCCCCAGACCCTTCCCACCTGAACAGGACCCACCAGGCAGCAAGGCACCTACAGCCAagaatccgggccccctgcatccTCTGGACCCATATGAGGCCTCCCGCAAGGCTCCTAGGACCCAGAAGTCTAGGCCTCCAGCCACCGCCCCCCAACCCAGGATGTAGCTCTACATCCCTCAAGGACTTGGTGTCCAGGCCTGCAGGGCCCTGAAGCCAGGCCTTGTGGTCTTTGCACCCGAGAATGCTAGCATGAGctagggatggagggaggaggggccagaACGCCTGGGTTCTGACCTCCTCCCCCGCCATTCAAGTTTAACCCTTTCAGCTCTAGTGCGGCTGAGCTGGGGTGAGGGCGGAGCCTGTCTCCGCGGCAACAAGGCCGCGAGAATCCCGGGGGACCCGGGTCGCCATAGCAACGGCAGAGCTGGGGCGCCCCCGCCCTGTGGGAGCTGTTTCCCGGGGAACCGAACCTCTATGGAGGCGGTGCGCGGTGCttggtggagggggctggtgctGGGGGTGTGAATATCTGGGTCCTAGGGAGCAAAGGACAAGGGGATTCACATGCCTGCGTCCCCCGTGCCCTCGCTGACCCCTccgtccccacccccaggccccagggTCTGCTCAGGTGGCTGGACTATGCGGGCGCCCAACCCTTCACCGGGACCTGCGTACCGGCCGCTGGGAACCAGACCCACAGCTCTCACGACGCTGTCTCCGGGACCCGCAACGCGTGCTGGAGTACTGCAGACAGGTAGGCGGGACCTACAGGGAGAGGCGTGGCCAGCAAGAAAGGGGATCCAACTTGGGGCCGGGTCGCGCGTGAGAAGCTAGTCGTGCAAAGGCAAGGTCCAGGGAGATGAGGGATCCAAGAAGGCATGGGAAACTAGGGGACGTGGCCAACAAAGAGGTGAAGTTAGGATAGGACAGGACCTGTTTTTGAAAACTAGGTCAGGAAAGGGGAAGAACCGTGCAAAGACGGTCCGCTGAGGAAAGTGTCCAGTGAAGAGACGGAGTTTAGCACTAATGTGGTGGACTCCTTAAAAAGCAGGTGTAGGTGGGCATGACCAAAGGAGACGCGGGGCTAAGACAAAAAGACTTTTGGACCGGCGTGACTGGGAACGGGGTGGAACCCAATGGGAGAGTGGAAAGCTAGGAGGCGTGGCTATGAAAGCAGGTCTAACACAAAGAGAAGGCATACTTACTGAGAGGCCAGAGAGAGAGCCGAGGCTTAACGAAGGGAGGAATCTATGGGGAGATAAACCTGAtagggggaaggggcagaggcgACTACAAGAGAGGTGGGCTTAGAGGGATTGAGTTTTTGGGCAATGGAGGGACCTTCGTAAAGAAACTGGACAGGCAAAGGGGCGGAGCCTAAGGATGGCGTGGCTTAAGGGAGAGGTACTAGGGGGCGTGGCCAATGGGCTTGAGGGGCTTAGATATCTAAGACCTGTTCTACAGAGAAGCAGGGCCTAGGGAGGAGAGGTCCTTATGAATACTAGAGACTTGAAAAGGGACATGGCCAGTGCAGAAGCGCAGGCGGGGCCGTGGGTTGATCACCCCCACCCGGTGCCCCCAGATGTACCCGGAGCTGCAGATTGCACGTGTGGAACAGGCAACGCAGGCCATCCCCATGGAGCAATGGTGCGGGGATGCCCGGGGTGGCCGCTgtgcccacccccaccaccaggtTGTGCCTTTCCGCTGCCTGGGTGAGtcacaggctgggggaggggaacggAAGGAGGGGGGTCTCCGAGGGGTGAGATTCTGGCCCTGGTTTCAGGCTCACATTAGGGAGCTGGATGCCTGGGTCCAGAGTGGGACAGAAAAGCCTATGAGGATAAGAGATCTGGATTCTGAGGAGGGTAGGGCTAGTGGCTGTGGCAGTGTCTCACATCGATGCCCCCCATTTGCCAGAGGGTGAATTTGTGAGCGAGGCCCTGCTGGTGCCTGAAGGCTGCCGGTTCTTGCACCAGGAGCGCATGGACCAGTGCGAGAGTTCAACCCGGAGGCGTCAGGAGGCACAGGAGGTCAGGACCCAGCCCACTAGTCCTCACCCCCCCAGAACCCAGGGGTCCAGTCCTCTAACACCATCCTCCTCCAGAACCCAAGAGTCTGGGCCTCAGCCCTCTCTTCCCAATGGGACAGAATCAGGAATCTAGGCTCCCAGCCCCATCAGCCCCCAAGACCCAGGCATCCAGGCTCCCCCTCTACCCTCTGTTACCCCACAGTCCTGGCATCTGGGCCCACTCTTCCCGCAGGCCTGCAGCTCCCAGGGCCTCATCCTGCATGGCTCGGGCATGCTTTTGCCCTGTGGCGCGGATCGGTTCCGAGGTGTGGAGTATGTGTGCTGCCCCCCTCCAGTGACCCCCAACCCGTCTGGGACAGCAGTTGGGTGAGTGGGAGGGAAGCCTCCATGCCCAACCCAAGGCTCCTGAGGCAGGAGATGGAAGCCTGGGGGCCTGGGCCCAGGTTCTTATTGCCTTGGGTCTTCTGCTCCCTCAGTGATCCTTCCACTCGGTCGTGGCCTCCCGGGGGCAGAGTTGAGGGGGgtgaggatgaggaagaggaggaatccTTCCTACAGCCAGTAGATGATTACTTTGTGGAGCCCCCACgggctgaagaggaagaagaggaggaaagagtcCCACCCTCAAGCTCCCATACCCCTGCAGGGGTCAGCAAAGGTGAGGCAGGCTCTGAacccccagccccctccacccTGGGGGGAAGATGATTTAAGGGAGCCTTGGTATAGGGGCTTCTTTGGGAGGGACCTGTTGGGGAGAAGCCCTGTTTGGGGAAATGGGAGGGATGGGAATGGCTTTGAATAAAGTAGAGGTGGAAGGGGCAGCCTGTGAGGAATGAAAAGGGGGAGGGTGGTTTGGAGGTACCCGGAAGTGGAGGAGTCATTTGGTAGGTCTGAAGGATTATTGGGGGGAAAGCTTGGAGGATAGTGTAATGGATTCCTAAGCTTTACAAGAACAGGCCCAGTTCAGAACCACATTTCGCATGATGCCAGGCAGCAGCTATGGCTGAAGTGAACACATGAGGGTCTCCAGAGCGCTCTAGGAAATGCAGTTctctgggaagggaaggagaccTGGAGCTGGGCTTCTGGCTGACTCCCTGGTTCCTGGCCTTGCAGTGACTCCCACCCCGAGGCCCACAGATGGTGTGGACGTGTACTTTGGCATGCCTGGAGAAATCAGCGAGCATGAGGGGTTCCTGCGGGCCAAGATGGATCTGGAGGAGCGCAGGATGCGTCAGATTAACGAGGTGATGGTGCTGGGGGCCCCAGGATCCCCCATGACACAGAGCTCCCTAAATACCAGGAAATTCCTCAGGGACACATTGAGACTACCTCTAAAGAGTCCCAAAGTCCCATTAACCCCCCAGTCCTCAACACCACCCCTAAGATGACCAGGGATCTCTGACCCACCTAGAATCCCACTGAGATGCCACCAGATTCTATGGAAACTCTGATGCATGGTCCTCTTCCACTTTAAATTCCTTCTGAATCCTCTCTCTTGGGAATCCAAGAGGCAGGGAGACTTAAGGGATCTGGAGACTCTGAAGAAGGATAGGGGCAGGGGGAGACTCACTGGGTAGAGCAGGGTGGATTCTAGGATCCTGAAGCTCCACTTGTCCCCAGGTGATGCGTGAATGGGCCATGGCGGACAACCAGTCCAAGAACCTGCCTAAAGCCGACAGACAGGCCCTGAATGAGGTAGGACAACCTCCAGAGTGTCCTACTCAGGCCTGTCCACTACCTGGGGCACACTGGGTCTCAGCCTGGCTAAGGCTTTGTCTGGCCTCATCCAGTTTCACGCCTTCCTACTTGAATGGGCCTCTCCGGGCCCCACCCTTACACTCAGCTCGGCCCCTCTTGGCCTACATCCAACCTGACTTcgctttcctcctcttcccactggCTATGTTTTGCCCTGTCTTAACTTGATCCTAACCTCTGAGGGCTGGCTCTGGAGGCCTCTCCCAAGCTGGGCCCCTGCAGACACAGCCAGGTCCTTCTCAGCCTCTCTTTGATGCTCGGCCCTGCTCCCTGACTCTGATCCTGCCCCTCTAATCTCCCTTTTACTCAGTCCCTCCTCAGCAGTCCCAACCTCATGAATCTCTGACctacctctctcagcctcacttTAGTACAGCCCTACCCTGTGTAGACCCCACTCAGTTGAGCCCCATTACTTGACTCGTGCTCCTACCCAGCTCAGTCTTATTTAGTTACAGCCTGTCTCCAGTGGGTCCTGCCCAGGCCTGAGCCCTACCCTTCCTACAATACTTGGCTCCTTTCATCTCAACACAGGCCAGCTCTTTTCCTAGATTGTTCCCACCCATGTAGTGAACACCTTCAGCGGGACTCCCGGCAGGCCTAGCCCTGCCCCCACTCTACCTGGCCCTGCAGCCCCAGCTCCACCAGTCAGTCTCCTGTCATCTAGTCCCACCCCAGGTTGACTCTGCCCGGGCCTGGATCCACTGCACGCCTCCCTCTCCGCCGCCACTTGACCCTCTAGCCCTACCTTTCCAGACTGCCTTTGACCCAGGTTTCACCCCACTGCGCCTCTCCTGACCCTGTGCCCACCCCCTCGCCAGCACTTCCAGTCCATTCTGCAGACCCTGGAGGAGCAGGTGTCTGGTGAGCGGCAGCGCCTGGTGGAGACGCATGCCACCCGAGTCATCGCCCTTATCAACGACCAGCGCCGGGCTGCCTTGGAAGGTTTCCTGGCGGCACTGCAGGGGGATCCGCCTCAGGTGCGGGAGCCGTGGGGGCAGAGGGCAGTGGGTGGAAAGGGCTGGGGCAGGCCTGGGCAGCCTTCATCCCTTCCACAGCCAGAGCGAGTCCTGCTGGCCCTGCGGCGCTACCTGCGAGCAGAGCAGAAGGAGCAAAGGCACACGCTGAGGCACTACCAGCACGTGGCTGCTGTGGACCCCGAGAAGGCCCAGCAGATGCGCTTCCAGGTGCTCAGACTCTTCCAGCTCCCGAGTACTCAGCTGCCCCTCAGACCCCGGCCTCTTGGACCCCATCCCTCAAACTCTTCTCTTGCCCCTCATACCCTCTTTCCATCCCTGGAACCTCCTTCCTATCCCTGGAACCGCCCCCCGTTCTGTGCTTGGGACCCATTCCAGTCCCTCAGATCCTTACTTCCTGACACTGGAATGCTGCCTCCCCAACCCCTGTGCCTTTGACCCCTTTCTTGAATTCCCACTCTCTGTCCCTTGACCCCACTTCTTGTCCCCTGGATTCTTACTTCCTTTCCTAGAATCCCCCTCCTGTGCCTTGAACCCTGTTCCTGTCCCTCAACTCTCCTTTTTCCCTAACCCCACTTGTTCTCCCTGGAACCCTTGTTCTGTGCCCTCAGATCCTAATTCCTGTTTCTTGGATGTCCTCTTCCTGTCCAAGAAGACTCCATTCTATGCTCTTGAACTCCAAGTCTTGTCCTTGAACCACATCATTTCTATATGACCCTCCAATTCTACTTCCTTCTTCAGAACCTCCTCAAGCCTCACTTCCTATTCCTCAGACCCtactctctgcccctcctacccactTACCATCTTCTATACCATATTCCTTGTACCCTATACTTACCTTGTCTCCTGTGCCCCACCTTTCCTAGCAActactccttttccttcttccttactTTCTTTCCCAAGACTCTCACAGCCTGTCTTCTGtacatcttttccttttcattgtatTCCACTTCTCCTTCTCCAATTTCCTTCCTCCCATGGCCAAGTTCCTGGCCCTTGTACCCTACTTCCTGTCCATTGTATGTGCTAATTTTGCTTGGACCCTCTTGACCTTCCTCCTTCACCCTGCCTCCGTTTCCCCATCTCTAGCCTGCACTGCTCAGTTCATCCCTCATACTCACTCCCCCACAGGTGCAGACTCACCTTCAAGTAATCGAGGAAAGGATGAATCAGAGCCTGGGGCTGCTTGACCAGAACCCCCGCCTGGCTCAGGAGCTGCGGCCCCAGATCCGTGAGTGCCCAATCCTGACCCCCAGCCTTTGACTCCCCTGCCATTTCAGCTATCTATTCCTGTGTAACaaactccaaaacttagtggcttaaatcaaccattttcttttcttttctttctttctttctttctttttatttttgagtttggAAAACCAAGGTTTATtccagtctttctttaaaaatggtccacagtCCTTCAAGGACCTTCATTAGCATCACTTGAaaagtttgttaaaaatgcaagttTAGGGACCTCACTCCacacctattgaatcagaatcttttGAGACATGGATGGAAAATTTGCATTTAACAACTTCTTTGAGTAATTCAAATGCACACTGAGGATAGGAAATCTTCATCTTCTGGTCATAGGACAGCATGTACCAGGTGTTATAGCTGTATTAAATCAACCGTTTTCATTGCTCATGATTCTGCCGTCTGCTCTGGGTTCTGCTGGGTGCTTCTTCTGCCGGTCTTGTCAGTAGTCAAGCGTGTCACTACATTTGGCTAGCAGGTCAGCTAAGGGCTGGGACTCTGGCACAAATGAGCCTCTCTTCCTCTCTATGTAGGCTCAGGgcctctcttctccatggcgCCCCTCCACGTGGTCTCTCCAACAGGGGAGCTGGACTTCCTACATGGTGGTTCAGGCTCCCCATACCGTGCAAGTGGAAACTGCCAGGTCTTCTTAAGACTTGGTCCCACCTTCTATTGGTTAAAGCAAGTCACAAACCCAGTCCAGATTCAAGCTGCAGGGCCTTCACAAAAGCATGAATACCAGAAAGTGTGACCCCCAGATCTACCGTGACTTCCTCCTGGATGTCCCATGCCAAACCCTAATTCTCCTGCCTTTAAGGAGGCTGTTCTCTTGAACTTCAACCTCCATCCTCCAACACGCAGCTCCACTTCCCCAGGTCACACGTATGGCTCCCCCCCAGTCACTCTATTGTTAGGATGCCATCCATTCgcccatttttgttttgtggatCCCCATGCTCACAACCTCACCACCTTTCTGCATGTTCCCCTCAGAGGAACTCCTCCATTCTGAACACCTGGGCCCCAGTGAATTGGAAGCCCCTGCCCCGGGGGGCAGCAATGAGGACAAGGGTGGGCTGCAGCCCCTGGATTCCAAGGATGGTGAGTTAACCCAAATATACATAATCCCAGACTTTGGGGTACAGGCCCCCAACCTCAATTCTAATCCCCTAAAATCTGGGGGTGTCTTAGCCACCACAGTGAGCGGAAGAGGGTGGGAAGGAATGTCTGAGGTTGTAGAGGCCTCTGTAGGGTCCTCGATCCTCCTTCCTCGGCCCCTGGGAGGGGGCTTCCCCACACTATCTTTGGTGATGCTCTCCTCTCTTCACTGTTCCACCTGTCTTGCCTCCTCTGGCTGCCAGCAGACACCCCCATGGCCCTTCCAAAAGGTGAGTATCTCACAGAGTAGCCCCCAGCCACCAAATCCCTCTGAGTCCTTGAGCCCAGAATGGAAAAGGGCCCGTACACGGGGAACCCCAGGCCTCCTGGGATGGAGTCTGGTGCCCCTTCTGACCCCCTCTTCAGGCGGGGGTAGCACCATTCTGGACTCTCAGGAATGAGATAGGATTTGGGGGGTAGGGTCCACAGAACAAGATGCTGCATCCTCTGGGAAAGAGAAGATGTCCCCCCTGGAGCAGTATGAACGAAAGGTAAGTTAGTCGGACCCGCGGGCACCGGAGGGAGGATGGGCCAGGGGGCCTGGACTCCTAGGTCTGAAGGAGGAGGTGCTAGGGGTTTGGGTTCCTTGGCCTCAGAGGAAAGAAGGGACTGAGGACATGGACTTCAGGGTCCTAGGGAAGAAGAGGGCTGCGGGATGCCCTCTTGGggcccaggggagggggaggcaggggcccAGACTTCTGGGTCCCTGACACCTCCTGCTTCCCCAGGTGAATGTGTCTGTTCCAAGGGGTTTTCCTTTCCACTCATCGGAGATTCAGAGAGATGAGCTGGTAAGAGGAGGAATATTCTGGGTACTTAGGGGAAGAGGTCAGAGGTCAGTGGCTAGGCTGTGACTCCCAAAGCCGCACAGGGCCCTGGTGAGCCTCCAAGATGACCCcggccccacctcctctccctgcaGGCACCAGCTGGAACAGGCATGTCCCGAGAGGCTGTGTCTGGTCTGCTGATCATGGGAGCGGGTGGCGGCTCCCTGGTCATCCTCTCCATGCTGCTCTTGCGCAGGAAGAAACCCTACGGGGCTATCAGCCATGGAGTGGTGGAGGTGAGAGGCAGAGACCTGGAATGCGGAGGACTTCCAGAGCCTGGGAGTAGAGGGGCTGTGAGGTCTGCGGTCAGGTCCCTGTGGCCCACTCCGCCTCCCCTGCCCCTGTTGCAGGTGGACCCCATGCTGACCCTGGAAGAGCAGCAGCTGCGTGAGCTGCAGCGTCACGGCTATGAGAACCCCACCTACCGCTTCCTGGAGGAACGACCCTGAAccagccccctccacccctcTGGCTGAGCCCAGaccttccctcttcctggagCCCCAGAACCCCAACtcccagcctgggggaggggtctTGAAAAAGTTCCTTTCACACCCTTTGTGAGGGGGCTGGAAGTTCTTATTTCCCCTGTCCAATTCCAAATTCCATCCCTAAGAAATCCCCAGGTATTCCCAGCTGCCTCCCCGCTTGGGACCTCCtcactttaatttattttgtacattaaTGTATTGTTCCTTAAGGGGACCACCAGTTGGTCCCACTGTCTGTTGTTCCCTGGAATTCACCCTCCCACGTGTCCCCCACTAATATCCCAATAAAGTCCTCTTCCCCACCAGGCCATCCTCTGTCTCTGTGGGGGAATCAGGGTGTAATCAGCTCTGGACATTGGTGTGCAACCCCACCCAGACCTCCTTCACCTCTTTAAACTGTTGGAGAGATCTTTAAATCTGGGCGGGGCCTTGGGAAGGGGCGGGGTCCAGAGATCTAGGCTAGGCTCCCACCCAGGAGCTTTCCGTGGTACTGAACGGGCAGCCACTTCTAGGCCTGTATCAGCTGGGTTCCAGGCTGGACTCCAAGGAGGCTGGGCTCTAGCAAGTTTCCCCTGCCTCCCACTCGCCCTCATACACAGTCACATACAACATCCACCCCCAACCTGTGAACTCGATGAGGGACAGGGAATCTTGAACCGCTCTTCCCATTCTTGAGTCTTAAGCCCTTCTGGGGGAGGTGATAAGAATCCccttggagggcttccctggtggcgcagtggttgagaatctgcctgccaatgcaggggacatgggttcgagccctggtctgggaagatcctacatgccgcggagcaactaggcccgtgagccacaactactgagcctgcgtgtctggagcctgtgctccgcaacaagagaggccgcgatagtgagaggcccgcgcaccgctatgaagagcggcccccgcttgccgcaactagagaaagccctcgcacagaaacaaagacccaacacagccaaaaataaaaaaaaaaaaaaaaaaaaaaaaaagcccctgtGGCACTgtgtgctttgaaaaaaaaaaaaaagaatccccttGGAGTGTGGCAATCCAACCGTGTGTCCCAGAGAGGGTTATGTGATGTCTGCAAGTGCATCCCATTTTGTGACATGTCAGAGTTGGCCCTCTACAGATACTGTTACCTGTCTGaagagggttgttatgaggattaaaaggaGTAATATTTGTTGGGACATTAGAATTGTGGCTGGCACTTTGCAAGTACCTGTTGGATAAATTCTAAAATGACATGGCAGCAAACATTCATGTGgcaccctgtgccaggcactgctccaaGGGCTTTCACGCACTGGCACACTTAATCATTATTTCTACCCCATGCAGTAGGTACTGTGACTAGCCTCGTTTATAGATTAGGAAATGGAGGCAAAGAGAAGTTACATCACATTCCCAAGGTCACCACCTAGGAAGGGATGAAGCTAGGAATTCAACCCAGGAAACCTGGCTCCAGTGCCCGTACTCTAGGCCATTTTGCTAACCTCCTGCCTACTAATTCATGGCTGTCCCATATGGTGTTTGGGTTGCTCACTGCAAAATTTCAAGTGATACCATTCATCTCCTAGACATTGTAGATTTGCGTTTTTACCACCACTTCCCAGCAGATAGCGGTAGTGTGCCATGTTCTAACATCAGGATAGCACAATTTTCTGACAGATGGCTAAGGGAGGGAGCACGTGTTTTTAATTCTTCCAACGGACCGATGAGCTCACAGTGATGAGCTCTACATAATATATACATGAATTATAGGTCATGTATATTAAATATAGACGTGGTAGGTATTGGGAGGAAGATGCCTACATGATGCAAGTTGGATACAACACCACAGCTTTGTTAAGAACCCAGTTGGCAACATCATTCTGATACTGGCTTTACCATCAGGTATACTCGGACCATTCTAGTAGAAATCTATAACTAGCACCACAAGCAGGGGGAAAACTGCCTTTGTATTTTCACAGCCAAGGGTGATTAACAGGCTAACGATAGGTAAGGAGCTCCAAGCAGGTGGGATAGGAAATGAAAGGCCATTTTGCTCAATACGCTCAGTGCATGATTCCCTAATAATATTTGCATTCTAATGGCAATACTTAGAGTAATTAGTTTAAACACACTGTTTTTTTTGAAATTCCAGCAGGAAAAATAACTTTACTATTGCTCATTTGATGCTCTTGTGCCCCTAAACCactcttcttttcccattgaatacgatttaattcttctttttgtaAAGCAAAGTTTCCTAGAGACGTGTTATCAcgttaggggtgtgtgtgtgtgtgtgtgtgctgataCATGTCGGGACACACATCTTATATGTCAACAGAATCTAAGATGCcatcaaaaataagaaataccattattttatgcaccacaaaggaaaaatacGCAGACATTAAACAATGCCACATAATTGTAAGATGAATTCCAATTAAGTTCTTCCTAGATTTAATGAAA
This region of Balaenoptera acutorostrata chromosome 19, mBalAcu1.1, whole genome shotgun sequence genomic DNA includes:
- the APLP1 gene encoding amyloid beta precursor like protein 1 isoform X5, with amino-acid sequence MGPASPAARGLGPLPLLLPLLLLLLRAQLAVGSLAGGSPSAAEAPGSAQVAGLCGRPTLHRDLRTGRWEPDPQLSRRCLRDPQRVLEYCRQMYPELQIARVEQATQAIPMEQWCGDARGGRCAHPHHQVVPFRCLEGEFVSEALLVPEGCRFLHQERMDQCESSTRRRQEAQEACSSQGLILHGSGMLLPCGADRFRGVEYVCCPPPVTPNPSGTAVGDPSTRSWPPGGRVEGGEDEEEEESFLQPVDDYFVEPPRAEEEEEEERVPPSSSHTPAGVSKVTPTPRPTDGVDVYFGMPGEISEHEGFLRAKMDLEERRMRQINEVMREWAMADNQSKNLPKADRQALNEHFQSILQTLEEQVSGERQRLVETHATRVIALINDQRRAALEGFLAALQGDPPQPERVLLALRRYLRAEQKEQRHTLRHYQHVAAVDPEKAQQMRFQVQTHLQVIEERMNQSLGLLDQNPRLAQELRPQIQELLHSEHLGPSELEAPAPGGSNEDKGGLQPLDSKDDTPMALPKGSTEQDAASSGKEKMSPLEQYERKAPAGTGMSREAVSGLLIMGAGGGSLVILSMLLLRRKKPYGAISHGVVEVDPMLTLEEQQLRELQRHGYENPTYRFLEERP
- the APLP1 gene encoding amyloid beta precursor like protein 1 isoform X1, producing the protein MGPASPAARGLGPLPLLLPLLLLLLRAQLAVGSLAGGSPSAAEAPGSAQVAGLCGRPTLHRDLRTGRWEPDPQLSRRCLRDPQRVLEYCRQMYPELQIARVEQATQAIPMEQWCGDARGGRCAHPHHQVVPFRCLEGEFVSEALLVPEGCRFLHQERMDQCESSTRRRQEAQEACSSQGLILHGSGMLLPCGADRFRGVEYVCCPPPVTPNPSGTAVGDPSTRSWPPGGRVEGGEDEEEEESFLQPVDDYFVEPPRAEEEEEEERVPPSSSHTPAGVSKVTPTPRPTDGVDVYFGMPGEISEHEGFLRAKMDLEERRMRQINEVMREWAMADNQSKNLPKADRQALNEHFQSILQTLEEQVSGERQRLVETHATRVIALINDQRRAALEGFLAALQGDPPQPERVLLALRRYLRAEQKEQRHTLRHYQHVAAVDPEKAQQMRFQVQTHLQVIEERMNQSLGLLDQNPRLAQELRPQIQELLHSEHLGPSELEAPAPGGSNEDKGGLQPLDSKDADTPMALPKGSTEQDAASSGKEKMSPLEQYERKVNVSVPRGFPFHSSEIQRDELAPAGTGMSREAVSGLLIMGAGGGSLVILSMLLLRRKKPYGAISHGVVEVDPMLTLEEQQLRELQRHGYENPTYRFLEERP
- the APLP1 gene encoding amyloid beta precursor like protein 1 isoform X4; the encoded protein is MGPASPAARGLGPLPLLLPLLLLLLRAQLAVGSLAGGSPSAAEAPGSAQVAGLCGRPTLHRDLRTGRWEPDPQLSRRCLRDPQRVLEYCRQMYPELQIARVEQATQAIPMEQWCGDARGGRCAHPHHQVVPFRCLEGEFVSEALLVPEGCRFLHQERMDQCESSTRRRQEAQEACSSQGLILHGSGMLLPCGADRFRGVEYVCCPPPVTPNPSGTAVGDPSTRSWPPGGRVEGGEDEEEEESFLQPVDDYFVEPPRAEEEEEEERVPPSSSHTPAGVSKVTPTPRPTDGVDVYFGMPGEISEHEGFLRAKMDLEERRMRQINEVMREWAMADNQSKNLPKADRQALNEHFQSILQTLEEQVSGERQRLVETHATRVIALINDQRRAALEGFLAALQGDPPQPERVLLALRRYLRAEQKEQRHTLRHYQHVAAVDPEKAQQMRFQVQTHLQVIEERMNQSLGLLDQNPRLAQELRPQIQELLHSEHLGPSELEAPAPGGSNEDKGGLQPLDSKDADTPMALPKGSTEQDAASSGKEKMSPLEQYERKAPAGTGMSREAVSGLLIMGAGGGSLVILSMLLLRRKKPYGAISHGVVEVDPMLTLEEQQLRELQRHGYENPTYRFLEERP